The nucleotide window aggagacagaggcaggcggatctcggtgagtttgagaccagcctggtctacaagagctagttcaaagacaggctccaaagcaacagagaaaccctgtccggaaaacaaaacaaaacacaaaaagaacgaAAAAAGACATCAGATATCTTGAAGACTGGCATTTTGCCTCAGATTGTGAAGTCCAAGCCTCAGAGTTGTTTCCCAAAACTAAGAAAATCCCCCTCTGAGCTTGAAGTCACAGCCTGAGCCAGGCTTCTTCTCAAGCACAGCACAGGTAGCCTAGACTGGTTGTAAGAGGTACGGGTCCCCCCCACAAACACCCCCAGAGCCACTGCACTGTCATGATGCTGCACGGCTCAGGTTCTCAGGACCCCACAGCCCAGTTTGACCATGGGAAGAACCGGATCAAAGGAGAAACCACCTCGTGTGGGAAGATCACTCCGGGAGGTCTAAACACTATTGTCCCAGGGTCCCTGCATCTTGCAGCCTTTGCTAAAAGAACGCTGCAGCCCGGCTAGGAATCCTGGGTCCATCGCAGGCCTTTGTTGACAATGGTCCTTAGGAATGACTGCTCGCCCTTGTGTGTACCCCATCACAGATATCTGTACCCGGGCCCCAAAGCTGTCTCCTGACTCAGAGGCTGAACTATTGGCAATGTCCTGAAGTGACAGCAGGGGGCGCGCATCTCCGTGTACCTGGAAGGACCCCCTGAGCCAGGCAATTCATTTGGGACAGCTCTCTTGGGTCCTGACAATAGACAGTTCCTCCAAGGCTGAGTGTCCCTGGCTGAGCTCTTGTCCCTCATGACTCCagcatttgaaaaaccaaacacatttttgttaAGCCCATGTCTAAACAGCACAGATCCTCACCACTTCTAGGAGAGAATCCGGAAACCCACAGCTCGCTGAATGCTAAGCAGTAGCTATAATGTTCAATTTCATTTTGACAAGGGGTCTCGCTGTGTAAGGTAAGCCAGGTGACACTCATGACCAGTCTCACCGTGGCACAACCCAGaagtaggtgggtctctgtgagttcgagaccagcctggtctacaagagctagttccacgacagcctacaaagtcacagagaaatcctgtcttgaaaatccaataaaaaataaaataaaaataaaggtctcAGCATGAAGCTTTAGGCGGATAGCCTAAACCTGGTTTTGGACAGTAGACAGGCCTTGATTTCCTGTGTCTGGATCCCTGTGTCTCTCCTTTTGAGGGCTTTTGTCGAATAACTGCTCCAACTGGCTCAGCccatatatattctttttcacatatacacatttatttattatttattatttatttatttatttgtgggctCCTCTGGGTTTCCCAAGGGAGAAAGGGCCTCCCTCTTGAGTGTCACCCCCATGAACAGTGGCAGCCTGGAGCCCAATAACAGCAGTCAATGAAGTCCCAGCTCAGGACTTGTCTGTGTGTCCACTTAGAAGTCATCGGCAAGGCCAACTGATAGAGCTGGGTGGGAAGAATGGGGCACAGGACTGGCTTGTGtcgctctttttctttttggttgtagaTTTACAGATGTAtccttgtggctgctcttggccactaagttagagtattgggcaaaagcctggtaatatggatgaaccacaagactcctggtcctttactgagagaatgtctcccacctttattgtggagcagccttatatacaaacttacaaaaaccccaggtcaaagggttcacaacaggatattgttcccagtggggtgaggtcgggaaaacaggaggtacctgtggttctGCTGGAAAACAAATCTTAAGAGACCCCATGGGGTCTGGGTTctaacatctcccccttctttatatatataacaaaacagttatcaagtaaaaactacaagattttaaccattctatcgttgtgtgttactataactatctatcttcaactccatcaaagatcatagaaggacaatatataaactatagaacaaacagagacaccttgcttcctagacaggccataatgtgtctggcagacttctcagaaagccggaaattctaaactgtcctgcacTGGAAACAGTTTAGAAAAGAGTAGCTTTTTGCgcaaatggctggtcttgccatgtcaaagtcaaactctataacgagtttcttggatgcccctTTTCCTCTCAGTTAtaattggtgttccaggagcagGAGCACTATATGGTAAATAATATCATTCAATACATGTTAGCCCAGATTTTAGCAGACTGTTAATGAGAGGATTGGTGgcaatatgtacatatgtaaacaGAGTAGCCCAGACTGGACTTCACCCTCTGCTCCCTTTGTCTTAGCctccctcctgagtactggggttgtGGGTGTATGCCACAGTCCTggttgtacgtgtgtgtgtgtgtgtgtgtgtgtgtgtgtgtgtgatgcatgtttGGAGGGGGTGCACATGCCATCATGACCATGTGGAGGTCATAGACCAACTTTGTGGAATCTattctgtccttccacctttCCCTGatttccagggatcaaactgaggtcttTAGTTGTGTGACAAACCCTTTAACCCATGAAGCTGTCTGACTAGCCATTGATGTACATTGCTAATTGTGCATTATCTTTTGTGTGaatagtaaatttttaaatggaataaaGCATCTATTTTTAATCTGAAACTGTATCTTGAGGCGTTACTAGGTCAACAGGCCAATGGCCCTGTGCTCAGGCTGGGGTCCTGTGATCTAGGCTGTACTCTGGAGTAGAAAGTTACTTTCCTTGTTACAGCAGGGTGGAGTTCAGATCATGTGTCTTCACTTACTGTGATGTAATTACCACCGATTTTTACCTTTCTCAtttgtctctctgttttctttctgtccccAGTGCTTCCTTCTGTGCTGGTTCCCAGGCACAGTGAGTACAACCCTCAGCACAGCCTTCTGGCACAGTTCCGTAACTTGGGACAGAATGAGCCTCACATGCCACCAAACGCCACGTTTCCAGATTCCTTCAGGCAGCCCAGCACCCACCCATTTCCCCACTCCCCCAACAGCAGCTACCCCAACTccccaggcagcagcaggagcagcagcaccTACCCTCACTCCCGCACCAGCTCAGACCCAGGCAGCCCTTTCCAGATGCCAGGTAGGAGGGGGTATTCAGGGACTCTGCCTGCCTTGGGAAGGTGGATAGGGGTGGCCTGCGGGGGGGGCGGGGCTGCGGTGGGTGGAACCCTGAGCACATCCTGGTGAACCAGTCTTGGAGAATATCAATGTAGGGAGGGGAGTTGTACATACAGCTGGAGAAGAGGATGGCTTGTTTGAGTCCTGTTAAGTTTTGAAACTGCTGCATCCTTCTTTGAGTGGCACAATTGTTCATGTCTCGGCTCTCcataaaaagaaaggggaaaatgtcaTGTTACACACACTGCTGTTCTGAGAAGCGGCTTCGGCGAGCTTTTCCAACATCGAAGAACCCTTGTTATCAATGCAGCCGCAGAAGAGCTAATTACTGGGGTATCTGCCCGCCCCATTTAATTAGATTCATTTAGCCAGTGATGTAATCCCAAGAAATATGTACTTTtaacatcaaggaaatgcaacagAAATATGGGGAACATCTGCTTGTTTAACTTAGCAAAGACAAAAACcagttattttcctgttttagaCGTAACAGATGGTGTAATAGTGACTAATTAGAGGATTACACTTTTCAGATTACAGGATAGTAAACAAGCATCTCAAATATTAGTGCCACAGCTCTTGCCAGTCAACATCAAGAGGGACACGATAAATAAAACATCATCATGAAATGCATGGATATTTTTGTGTGGGAAAATGATGGGACGGGAGGTTTATAGAGCCACTCAAGGTGCTTTACATTAAATTTTACTTCAGCATCCATGATGTACCTTCAGGAATTAAAAGGTGATCCATGCtttattgtttcctctttcttctttttaagcaCTTAGTTTTtagcttgtttattttgatttatgtttctCTGTTTGGGATGAAGATGAGAGACAGTTTATTTTAATAACCAAACTAATAATATTTGATGGTTTCCTAGCCACTGATTCTCTGGCAAGCCCATTGAGTCTTCTAGATGGGATAGTGTCGAAAAGGTCTGTTTTATAGGGCTTTTGAACAGGGGCAACCCCAGCAGAGCCCCAGTAAAAGAATCAAAGGCTATCATTagacttccttcttctccttgaCTGTCAGAGATTAGCACAGGGGcttgggaggaaagaggaagggctgTGATCTGTGGGGGCTGGTAGAGCACCACCAGCAATGACCCCTGTGACCCCTGCTGCTGCCAGGGTTGCTATGCTGTAAGTTCATTGGGTTCCATTGAGAAGAGACTCTGCGTTTGCTCCTGGCTTGAAGCAAGCAGAGTTAACTTCACTGCTGCAGCAAGAGTCTACAATGAGAGGAGGGACATCACCATGCAGGTTCCAAGGCCTTCTGTCTCACTGCTCTTCAGCAGCTGGGTTAAGATTCTGCCTGGGACTGGGAAGGGAGGAGCTGCCAGGGAGCCCTGGAGAAGCTGAATTTGTTATTTGGGTTCTACAATTGTTCCTAAGTATTTATCCAAGCATTCGTGGATCCCTACTGCAAAATTTTGTTCTTAAGTGTCTGCTGTACATGCTGGGTGGGCTCACAAGCCTATGAAGAGCTTTGTTTTCAAGTCAGGAAAAGGAATGCCCTGTGTTTCACAGTAAGAAAATGCCAggcttacgtgtgtgtgtgtgtgtgtgtgtgtgtgtgtgtgtgtgtgtgtgtgtttggtttcaGTAATCATATTATTTTCTGGAAACTGCTCAGAAGGGTCTATGTAAATTCTGAAATGGAAGACAGCTAAGATAAGCTGATTTATTGCCTAGTGTTGTATTATtgggtatttttaaatttagtcatTGCTTAAATGGTTGGGGTGAAGGTAGAAAGCAGATTGCTTAAAGTCCTGGGAAACTAAGTTTCAATTAGTAGATTGTAGCAAGCAGAGAGTGAATTCCCGCCCATATGTTTGCTCTCAGGCCTGGGAGAGCTTCCCCCTACTAAGTCCTGTCAGGAAGTCTTACCCCAGTAAAACGAAACCCCCGGGTTCTTGGGGTCTGCTGCACAAGAGCACATCCATAGACTCTTCTAGGTGGATTTAAAGTGACCTGATCCTAGATAGGCATGGGACTCCAGGGACTGACttaccttttcttcttctcactTAAATGTCACTGGAAGCAAATTTTGTGGACGTGATTGTTTTCAGAATCTATACCTAAAGGCTAGTGTCTTCAGCATCTAGTCTTTAAGAGGTGGTGGTGGGAGAGGGGGTAAGGCGGGGCCTgatgtagccaaggttgaccttgacCCCTCCATCTTCGTGTGCCACTGTATAGGCCAATCTTTCAGCAGGAGCTTGATTTGGTTTGAGTGATTAGTGATCTCAGCATAAGGAGTCAAGGACTTCTAGAGCCCAGGGGCTCACTGACCCAGCAGCCTGGATTGCTGTAGAGCCCCAAGCCTTGGAAGACCTtgctcccctaccaccaccaaaaaagtgATGGCTGATCAGTGGGCACAGGCACCTGTTGCTATCGTGAGACCCAGATGGTGGAGAGACCTAACTCATCCAAGTTATGCTCTGACCCCCAGATGTTCCATTCCCCACCATATGTAAAAGGAGTGCCTGAagcatgtaatttttttctttcaaactttgtAGCTGACATACCTCCACCTGGTTACCTGCCTCCTGAAGACCCCATGGCCCAGGACGGCTCTCCGCCAATGGACAAGAATATGATGGCACCTGCACTGCCCTCCGAGATCAACAGAGGAGGTAAAATGAGTTGTCAGAGTGTTGTCTGTATGTCCTGTCCTAATGTTACTTTTACTCATTTAGACCTTAAAAAGGTAGCTGTTTGAGAAACATGGAAaacaggtttgttgttgttttaagagtAATGGAAAGAattctctagaacccatcttttTACTTAAACTCTGTCACAGTCCAATATGGGATCTCAGAATTGAATATGGAGGTCTCAGATTCCCACTGGTCTCTGAAACAGCCGTAAGCAGTGCTCTGCCACTTTGTGTTACATAGTTAGGTGAAGTGACTTTCCATTATTGGTGGTTTGAAAACAAAACTGTCAGTCACCTCTGAAGACAATCTAAGATGCTGTATGTTAACCAGTGTTGAATAATCAGCCAAGATTTATTagttatggaaaaataaacaagcatatcTGTGTCCTTAGCATGCTAATTTGCTTTCACCTTCAATAAATGAGTAAGTGATACATATtatcatatatacatttatatacatatatgtacatatatcaaATAACTGTTTAAAATGCATCTGTTTATGATTTGTTACCTATAAATATGGGTTTGTACGGCTGTTTCACATACCTATATACACAGGAGTTTGTTAAAGATGTCTGTGCTTACAGAGATAGAGGGAGGAAATGATTGAGTCctgttttacataacaaatacATCTGTTATTTATATGCTCATGTGTTTTCCCGTCTTCAGTAATTAAAAACTTGAGATCCTGTTGTCAGACATATCTTTAAGTTGGCCTTGAGGAACAGGCCATCCACTGTAGTTCAAAGCAGGCTCCCATGGGTGATCACACTAGAATCCATACAGCTGGTCTCCCCACAGTTGCTGTGGTGTCAGAAGAGACACACATATGCCACATCTGTTTTATGGCCTTATCTGAAACAAGTAATggtatttgtttccttctttctgtgaTTGTCCCTAACTTCATCaccaaaaaatttaaaggaaaagattttaccCCCTGTCTTCGTTCCACCGTGCTCAGCCAGTTTTACAATGCGGTTTCTGATTGGGGTGCTCCAGGTGTAACTGTGAgcaaatttctttccttcttgcagATGTTCAAGCTGTTGTTTATTAGGAACCAAAGCACTGGTGCTCTATTGTGTACTATGAGCTCAAACACCGCGTGGGTGATACATTCCAGGCCTCCTCCACAAGTGTGT belongs to Cricetulus griseus strain 17A/GY unplaced genomic scaffold, alternate assembly CriGri-PICRH-1.0 unplaced_scaffold_1, whole genome shotgun sequence and includes:
- the LOC118239754 gene encoding LOW QUALITY PROTEIN: mothers against decapentaplegic homolog 1-like (The sequence of the model RefSeq protein was modified relative to this genomic sequence to represent the inferred CDS: substituted 1 base at 1 genomic stop codon), which translates into the protein MMLHGSGSQDPTAQFDHGKNRIKGETTSCGKITPGGLNTIVPGSLHLAAFAKRTLQPVLPSVLVPRHSEYNPQHSLLAQFRNLGQNEPHMPPNATFPDSFRQPSTHPFPHSPNSSYPNSPGSSRSSSTYPHSRTSSDPGSPFQMPADIPPPGYLPPEDPMAQDGSPPMDKNMMAPALPSEINRGDVQAVVYXEPKHWCSIVYYELKHRVGDTFQASSTSVLVDGYTDPSNNKNRFCLGLLSNINRNSAIENTRRHIGKGVHLYYIGGEVYVECLSDKSIYVQSRNCNYHHGFHPTTVCKIPSGCSVKIFNNQEFAQILAQSVNHGFETVYELTKMCTIRMSFVKGWGAKYHRQDVTSTPCWIEIHLHGPLQWLDKVLTQMGSPHNPISSVS